The genomic stretch CTGTCTCGGAGTAAAAGCCACTCTATAATCCGTCATAGTCAATCCTTACCATCAGATTGGGTTGACATTTACATTACAGATTAACATGGTGGGCCCGTCAGTCTCAAGTATTCCAGTCACATtagactttctttttgcaatATCATTGATCTGTAAGTCGGAATTATATTCAAAACGTCCACAGTCATCGTGTGTCATTTCCATACAACTGGACTTGAAACTGGTATCATGCCCGAAAGCTCTTACTTTATTTGCTAAAGGCTACAGAAGAGACACTAACACACTGTTAAGATTTCTCATTGTCACCGGAAATGTAGTCCAAATGCGGAGCTTCGAGAATGTGGATCCGCATGATCCTGTAGAATTCAGATCAGTCTCaatctttttctcccttcaaTATTAAAGTAAGCCAGCTCCCACCACTCAGTGAAGGTGTGTAATAGCTCTAACGCTGAGTAAAAGATTTGGATATAGAAATACAGTCCCTACTGATAATCTAACGACCTATTATACTTAACGAAAAGAAGGTTCCGGAACCCAGCCTAGATGTATATGACAGGATCTGTGGGTCGTCGATAAATTCTAGCATTGAGTATGCTACCTGGTACTCACTAGTTTAGCTCGCTGGACAGCAGTCTAGCGTAGATGCCTGTTTTGACTAAACCAGCGAATTAATTGAAGTTCTGGAGTGTACCCATAACAGTTGGTGTTTTGCGTCCATTCCCGGAAAGATTTTCTGTAGGATGAAAGCTATGATCTGTGCATAGTTGATCACTGTCTAAAGAATGTTTGGATATTTGCATTCGTTGAATGACGTTTAACTGACTACTCCCCTaactgtatatatatagaaacCGTAGCCGATGGGAGCAAAGAGCAAATATGGTTCATAACGCATCATAGACGAGTGTGTACCACGGAACAGCCACAAGAATACATGCGCAACATACATCTAGTTCTAGTTATTCCTCGAGGCAGCTTGCCCAGAGACGGATAGATAATACTATCTCGACAAAAAAAATCAGCCGTAAAATGTCAAAAATAGTCGCgcccgggatcgaaccgggaACCTTGTCGGTACTACTGGAGTAGCTACTAGCTCACATAGTTGTGAACGACAAATCATAACCATTAGAACACGCGACTTCTTATGGGATATTTTTGCTAAAATGCAAAATATATCCAGTGGTTCCTGGTACATTCATGACCAGCCTATCTGTCGGAGCGATACTCTGCGCACTTGACGTAGTACAGTATCTGCCCTAATTCATTGCGTTGTACTTTGCACCAAGATAGCGTCTTATCATCTGGCTTAATTAAATATTTCTGATAAGATGAATTACGACGAGGATGCCTGCTTACTCTTTCCCTCCAGTTTCGACCTCACACGGTAATGGAAGCTGAGGTATATATTACAGCCTTATCTACTTCTTATTCTAAAATAGgtaatataaaaataaacttGAAGATTCATGATCATGTCTGCATACCACCCCCTTAATTCTGCTTGCGGCAAAGCTTGCCGGTCTGGTAGGTCAGCCAGTCAGGGACGTCAGTGATATACCAGTCCTCGCTGCCGACAGCAGTCGGAGCCCAGAAGGTGTCCCAGGGGTCGATCTCGGCCTTAATCTGGAGGAGGCGGTCATAGTTGGCGCCATAGAAAGCCTCACCGAAGTTCGGCTCCATGACGTCCCCCTCGTTCAGGTAGCTGCCGCTTCCCGGGGTAACATCGCGCAGGCGCTGCATGATGTCGTCAGTGAGCTTCTCGTTAGCGGCCTTGAGCTCGTCCTCCGAGATGCCGTCGGCCCAGGACACGCCGACGATAGCGAAAAAGACAGTGTCACGCCAGGCCGGAAGGACGGCGCTGTCCGGGGTGTCGGGAACAGCGGCGCCGTTCACATTGTACTGAATGAGGCGGGATCCGTCCTCTACAATACTGCGGATGGTGTCCATTGTCTTGTTGAGCAGCGCCTCGTCCTCCCAGGTCTTGCGTGGGAAGAGGCGGCTGCCAGTGTGGAGGTTGGTGTTGGCGACAGTCTCGGTGGGGAAGTGAGTCGACCACGTCTCGTAGAAGTTGTCGTGCTCGAAATACTCGGGCGTGAAGTCGAATCCCATCTCGGTCCACTCGTCGAAGATGTCGGCGACCATTTCCTTAAAGTCGTCCAGCCCCATGCCAGGAACAAGCCAGGGCAGCATGTCCCAGGCGTAGCCGGCGCCGGTGCCGCGGCTGTAGATCTTCGAGTAGCCGTAGCTGCCCTGATCGGCCCATCCAGGAAAGCGGCGCCAGTAGGCGTAGAGTGcctcgaagaagaggtcgTCGGTGTTGTTGGTGTCTGGCCCGGAGGTGATATTCCAGGTGACACCGCTGAAGTTGAGCTTGGGGTGGACCTTGAAGGTCACACTAGTGACGACGCCCCAGGTggcgccgccgccgccgcggATGGCCCAAAAGAGGTCTTGATTCTGGTGGGCGTTGGCCGTGACATATCTGCCACTGGGCAGGACCACATCGATGGAGAGAACGTGGTCGGCGGCCATGCCGTACTTGCCAGTCAGAGGTGAGTGGCCACCGCCAGTGAAGTAGCCGCCGGCGACACCCACGCCTTTGCACTCACCGCCGACTGCGGTGACGCCGTGTTTGTCTGCGAAGGCGTAGAGCTCGCCGACATTGACACCGGCGCCGACCTTGACCGCGGGGCCGCTGTAGTCAGAGGACTGGTCGGAGTATTGCTCGACGAACTCGAGGTCCTTGAGGTTGTGCGTCCAGATGGACAGAGCACCGTAGCCAATAGACTTGCCGAGGAAGTCGTGGCCAGTGTTCCTGACGACGAGACGCACATTGGTGGAGCGGGCGAAGTTGATGGCGAGCTGGATCTGGGCGACACTGGATATGTTGACGGCATAGGTAGGGTAGCCGCCGATCTCGCAGGTCGCGCCGCTCACGTTGGCATTCTGGGGCAAGCAGGTGAGGCCTTGGTACAGAGGAGACATGGCGGAAGTCGGATCGGCCTCGTGGACGGCGTCATCAGTCCAACCAGCCAGGATGGCCTGGCATTTCGCGTAGTCATAGTGGTCGCTGTTCTGATAGCAAGCAGCGCCGATGGGTACCGTCTTGATGAGCGCGCCACCGGTCAGCAAGTCGAAGACGCGCCACACCGACTGGCTCGGGTACTGCCCGTCGCCCGGGTATGTCTTGCAGCCATCGGAGCGGCTCTGCTTCGGTTGGTCCGACTCATTGGCGAATTGGAATAGTGATATGTTGCTGAGCTGCAACTGAGTTAGATTTGCCAGAACGGCATCCGTCAGTTGCAGGCCGCTGCCCTCAACCTGCTGGGCAGCCGGGGCGACGGTCCCCTCGTTGGCCTCTGTGCGGTGGTGTCAGCGTCGTTGTCTCGTCATGATCATTGTGGAAAATGTCAAAGTGTCTGCCCCGACGTACCAATAATCCTGCCATCAGTCACGGACTTGATGGTCTGGGCGGAACCCAAGTGAGCAAGCTGCAGCACGCTTCCGAGCAGCACAAGTCGGCCGAGGAGGGCCATGACTGCTGATCTTTCCTGGTGTCTTGGCCTCGGGGATCGGAAAAGAGAGGACGAAGGTCGGCAAGATAAAGGGGGACTTGTCGGCCTtaaaagaaatcaatcactAAACTCTACCGGAGCTACGGCGGTGAATGGTTTATAAAGGGACCGATGCAGCCTTGGGTGCTAGAGAGGAAGAGTAGAGTACTCCGGAGATATGCCATGTATCCGCTATGAGGCTATCGATTCCCCGGACCACACATGCGCCAAAGGAAGGTAGGGCGGG from Aspergillus oryzae RIB40 DNA, chromosome 1 encodes the following:
- a CDS encoding FAD-dependent oxidoreductase (FAD/FMN-containing dehydrogenases), whose translation is MALLGRLVLLGSVLQLAHLGSAQTIKSVTDGRIIEANEGTVAPAAQQVEGSGLQLTDAVLANLTQLQLSNISLFQFANESDQPKQSRSDGCKTYPGDGQYPSQSVWRVFDLLTGGALIKTVPIGAACYQNSDHYDYAKCQAILAGWTDDAVHEADPTSAMSPLYQGLTCLPQNANVSGATCEIGGYPTYAVNISSVAQIQLAINFARSTNVRLVVRNTGHDFLGKSIGYGALSIWTHNLKDLEFVEQYSDQSSDYSGPAVKVGAGVNVGELYAFADKHGVTAVGGECKGVGVAGGYFTGGGHSPLTGKYGMAADHVLSIDVVLPSGRYVTANAHQNQDLFWAIRGGGGATWGVVTSVTFKVHPKLNFSGVTWNITSGPDTNNTDDLFFEALYAYWRRFPGWADQGSYGYSKIYSRGTGAGYAWDMLPWLVPGMGLDDFKEMVADIFDEWTEMGFDFTPEYFEHDNFYETWSTHFPTETVANTNLHTGSRLFPRKTWEDEALLNKTMDTIRSIVEDGSRLIQYNVNGAAVPDTPDSAVLPAWRDTVFFAIVGVSWADGISEDELKAANEKLTDDIMQRLRDVTPGSGSYLNEGDVMEPNFGEAFYGANYDRLLQIKAEIDPWDTFWAPTAVGSEDWYITDVPDWLTYQTGKLCRKQN